The nucleotide sequence CCGATCGCCAGCGACTCGCGCGCCAGCATCGTCGTCTGGTTGGCCACCCCGATCTTGCGGAGGTGCTCGTCCGGGTCGAAGCCGGGCGAGGCCGCCTTGGCGAAGCGGTCCAGGAAGGCCGCGCGCCGTTCCGGGGTCACCTGAGCGCTCCCCATCGCCTCGATGTACGCGCAGACCTCCCGCGCCTCGTCCATGTCCCGCACGACCAGGTAGCGCCCCTCGGGATACTTGAGCACCTGCGATGCGGTGGCCCGCGTCTCCTCATGGTAGTACTTGCCGTGGATGAGCGCCGTGAAGCCGTCACGTGCATACCCCTCCACCCGCTTCCACACGTTGAGCACGCTCCCGCACGTGGTGTCGACCAGGACGCAGCCGCGCGCGCGCAACGCGTGGAAGTCGGCCACGGTCACCCCGAAGGCCGGAAGGATCACCACGTCGTCCTGCCCCGCCACCGAGAAGTCGAAGCGGGGCTCCCCATCGGTGGTGCCGGGCAGGGGTTCGAGGATCTCGATCCCCATGCGGCGCAGGTTGGCGTTGACGTGCGGGTTGTGGATGATCTCTCCCAGCAGGAAGAGCTTCCGGTCGGGGAACTTGCGGCGCGTCTGGTAGGCGTAGTCCACCGCACGGTCCACGCCGTAGCAGAAGCCGAACTCGCGGGCCAGCCGGATGGTGACGTCGCCCGCGGTCAGCGTGTAGTCATGCGAGCGCAGGTAGTCGACCAGTCGCCCCGTGTAGTCGGCAGTGAGCTCGTCCCGGACCTCGGCGCCAAGGCCGAACCCCTTGCGGAAGTAGCTGTCGGGCGGGGTGGCGGGAGTCGTCATGCGCCCCCCGTCACGCGCGCCGCGCGCGCCTCGTCCACCGTGAGCCGGTACGGTGCCAGCGCCTCGATGAAGGCGCCCGGCCAGGCGATCCGTCGGATCGCATCCCCGCGATCCGGCCCATCGTATACGCAGACCAGCACCAGGTATCCGGCCATCCGGAGCGCCCCCCCATCGCCATAGGCGTCGAAGTTCAGTCGCAGCGAGGTCTCGCCGACCTCGGAGATATACACCGCCACCTCGAGCAGTTCGTCGAGCCGCGGAGGGGACGGATACTCGAGGTGCATGACCCGCCGTGGCAGGGAGATGCCGAAGTGGTCGGCAAACTCTCGATAGCCGATCCCGACGGAGCGGAAGAGCTCCCCCTCTCCGATCTCCATGAAGCGCGTGTAGGCGTCGAAGCGGATGATCCCCATCGGGTCGCAGTCGGACCACCGGACGCGCTCGCGAATGACGAAGGGCGCCGGGGACATCAGCGTCCCCCCTTGCCCGCCGCCGCCGTCCAGAACGACGCGGCGATGACCGGGGAGAGCGCGTAGGTGACCAGGACCTCGTAGGCGCGCTGCCGGTCGATCATCCCATTCGTGAGGATCCCGACGGCGCCGGCGCCGTGCTTGGTGTCGGACTCCCCCGTCAGCGCATCCATGGCGTGACCGAGCTCCGTGCCGCCGCGCACGAGTTCGGCGACGGCCGGCGGGAGGGGCATGGCGAGGGAGCCGCCGAAGAACTCGCGCCCGTCGCGCAGCGCGACCGCGGCCCAGGCGCAGGTGCGCATCCCGAGGTGGCCGTCCTCGACGATGCCCCCCTCGAGCCCGACGCCGATGTCCGCATCCAGGGCGGCGCGGGCCGCCCGGGCGCGCGCCGCCGCGCCGCGCCGCGTCTCGTCATCGCCGACCGGCTGGTCGGGGACGCCCGAGGGCACCTGGATCCCTTCCACGATGGCCGACGCATGCAGCCGCCTAACGACGTGCGCCACCGCCGCGACCTTCACCGGATTGCGCGACCCCACGGCGACCCGGGGGACGTGCACAGGCTCCTGCATCGACTCCATCACCTCTCCGTGGGATCCTGGTCCTCACCCCCGGCCGTGCGGGCCGGGTCCTCGAAATCTAAGCGGCCGCGACGGGGGCGACGGCGCGCCTTGCTCCCCCCGCAGGCGGGGGATAAGCTAGGGCGCCCATGGGTCTCCTATCCACGCACGTACCGCTGCACGCCGTGCTGCCGCCCGCGCGCCCGCGCCACGAGCCGTCGCCGTTCACCCTCATCGCGGAGCGACTCTGGCTCGACTTCGTCAACACCGACGACGTCCGCCGCGGCATGCGGGTCGACCTGCTGCGTGACTTCGACTCGCTCGTGCGCTTCCTCGAGTCGTCCGGTGTCCTCGACCAGGAGCGTGCGGCAGGGATGCGGCGGCGCGCGCAGCAGCAGCCGGCCGGCGCCGCCGCGGCGCTGGTCGACGCGCGGCGGATGCGCGCCGCCCTGCGCGCGCTCGCCGAGCGGGGGGCGAACTCGGAGAAGATCCGCTGGGATGCGCTGGCGGAGATCAACCGCGTCCTCGGCCGCAGCGCCGGGACGCGGCGCCTGGAGACGCGCGCCGACGGCTCGTTCACCCGCGCCTTCGTCCCGACCGGCGACGCCTTTGCCGGCCTCATCATCCCGGTGGTGGAGTCGGCCGCCGACTCGCTCATCGCCGGCGAGCTGTCACGGGTCCGGCGCTGCGGCGACCACCGCTGCCCGCGCGTCTTCTACGATGCCACCCGCAACGGCCGCCGCCGCTGGTGCGACATGGCGACGTGCGGGAACCGGGCCAAGGCGGCGCGATTTCGCGAGCGCGAGCGCTCGGTCGACGACCACTCCCCGGCGACCGGCCCCGCCGGCCCCCCACGCCGGGCTCGTTAGGCCTCGCTGGGCACCACGCGGATGTACCCCATCTCCGCGGCGTAGGCGCGAAGCTTCCGCTGCAGGATCCGCCGCCCGCGGAAGAGGCGCGACTTGACCGTCCCCTCGGGGACGCCAAGCACCGAGGCGATCTCGGAGTAGCGCATCCCCTGCACGTCGCTCAGCATGACCGACGTCCGGTATT is from Gemmatimonadetes bacterium SCN 70-22 and encodes:
- a CDS encoding 4-hydroxy-3-methylbut-2-enyl diphosphate reductase; translation: MTTPATPPDSYFRKGFGLGAEVRDELTADYTGRLVDYLRSHDYTLTAGDVTIRLAREFGFCYGVDRAVDYAYQTRRKFPDRKLFLLGEIIHNPHVNANLRRMGIEILEPLPGTTDGEPRFDFSVAGQDDVVILPAFGVTVADFHALRARGCVLVDTTCGSVLNVWKRVEGYARDGFTALIHGKYYHEETRATASQVLKYPEGRYLVVRDMDEAREVCAYIEAMGSAQVTPERRAAFLDRFAKAASPGFDPDEHLRKIGVANQTTMLARESLAIGEAVGKAMARAFGEEYRVAHHRTFDTICSATQDRQDAVNELLQEPLDVMIVIGGFNSSNTISLAALCAERVPTYHVEDAESIDPERGTLHYRVAGVRHVEADAAGWLPARGAVRVGITAGASTPNNKIGEAVARILATRGISVESVG